In Paraburkholderia sp. BL23I1N1, a genomic segment contains:
- a CDS encoding ShlB/FhaC/HecB family hemolysin secretion/activation protein, with protein MQSVSTRPRLKCAGIARAVALVFVHSVTVHAQTPPPPAQPQPFARPIQDPAQLIIDQQREQATQRQLNQPPASIALPEPASQGSLDVPPDTPVDQIVETGPAFTINRITVDGNTVLAQKRIDAIVTPFVGHSLGSHRLNVLLKRLTDAFVSSGYITTRAFLGPQNLESGVLNIRVQVGRIAGYTLNGKPLGQRLKKDEQSAGGGLLTDAGSEWAFPAAPGDALNLGDIDQGVSQINRLRRNQAEIQILPGQSPGDSIVAINNRPGDRLYYTLGVDNYGSAVTGITRYRAGVEADNLIGLQESISLNFLDSEDSNAFVGSFAMPYGRHTFSYTFSDSEYQQLVGTSALMYGRTLSHILGWNYTLDRTQAGIANLDATLSWRRTDREINDIELNPQHIAVLRIGGNWLRKFVLNDAPGNITFDAGVSEGLPWLEADHDAHGIGRDDAHSQFTKLDATASFTVPLPKLGRAALVYRGTLSGQFTNVALYGSEQLYLGGMDTVRGFRSGEISGDRGMYSRNEVAWVNTPAWHDGRIEPYIFIDAGKASLIALPGFPTLAGAGAGLRGQWLWHRQMLSAEALVGRALTQPAALGPKATLVLATLNWNY; from the coding sequence ATGCAGTCCGTATCGACCAGACCGCGCCTGAAATGCGCGGGGATAGCGCGCGCAGTTGCACTCGTCTTCGTGCATAGCGTCACCGTCCACGCGCAGACGCCACCGCCGCCCGCTCAACCCCAGCCGTTCGCACGACCGATTCAGGACCCCGCGCAATTGATCATCGACCAGCAGCGCGAGCAGGCTACGCAGCGGCAACTGAATCAGCCGCCCGCATCCATCGCGCTGCCGGAACCGGCTTCGCAGGGGTCGCTCGACGTTCCTCCCGACACACCGGTCGATCAGATCGTAGAGACGGGACCCGCTTTTACGATCAACCGCATCACGGTGGACGGCAATACCGTGCTTGCGCAAAAGCGTATCGACGCAATCGTGACACCGTTCGTCGGTCACTCGCTTGGTTCGCATCGTCTGAATGTACTGCTCAAGCGATTGACGGATGCGTTCGTATCGTCCGGCTATATCACGACGCGTGCGTTTCTCGGCCCGCAGAATCTCGAGTCGGGCGTATTGAACATTAGAGTTCAAGTAGGCCGCATCGCGGGCTATACGTTGAACGGCAAGCCGTTAGGCCAGCGGCTCAAAAAGGACGAACAGTCGGCCGGTGGTGGACTCCTGACAGACGCGGGATCGGAGTGGGCATTTCCGGCAGCGCCTGGCGACGCGCTGAACCTTGGCGACATTGATCAGGGGGTATCCCAGATCAACCGGCTACGGCGCAATCAGGCTGAAATCCAGATTCTGCCGGGTCAATCGCCGGGAGATTCCATTGTCGCGATCAACAACCGGCCGGGCGACCGCCTCTACTACACCTTGGGCGTCGACAATTACGGCAGCGCTGTGACTGGAATAACCCGCTACCGGGCGGGTGTGGAAGCGGACAACCTGATCGGTTTGCAGGAGTCGATCAGTCTGAATTTCCTCGACAGCGAGGACAGCAATGCGTTCGTTGGTTCGTTTGCGATGCCCTATGGCCGTCACACATTCAGCTATACCTTCTCGGATTCCGAATATCAGCAGCTAGTCGGCACGAGCGCGCTGATGTACGGGCGCACGCTGAGCCATATTCTCGGCTGGAACTACACGCTGGATCGCACGCAGGCCGGCATTGCGAATCTCGACGCCACGTTGTCATGGCGACGCACCGACCGCGAAATCAACGACATTGAATTGAATCCGCAGCACATTGCGGTACTTCGTATTGGCGGCAACTGGTTGCGCAAATTCGTGCTGAACGATGCCCCCGGCAATATCACGTTCGACGCCGGTGTCTCGGAAGGGTTGCCGTGGTTAGAAGCGGATCACGACGCACATGGGATAGGCCGTGACGACGCGCATAGCCAGTTCACCAAGCTGGATGCGACGGCATCGTTCACTGTTCCTCTTCCCAAGTTAGGCCGGGCGGCACTGGTCTATCGCGGCACCTTGAGCGGTCAGTTCACGAACGTCGCGCTCTATGGTTCCGAGCAGTTGTATCTCGGTGGTATGGATACCGTTCGCGGTTTCCGCTCGGGTGAGATATCGGGCGACCGGGGCATGTACTCGCGTAACGAGGTCGCGTGGGTGAATACGCCCGCATGGCACGACGGTCGAATCGAACCGTACATTTTTATAGATGCCGGAAAAGCGAGCCTCATTGCGTTGCCGGGATTCCCGACACTGGCCGGTGCGGGAGCAGGGCTGCGCGGGCAGTGGTTATGGCATCGGCAGATGCTGTCTGCGGAGGCGCTGGTCGGGCGGGCGCTCACGCAGCCGGCTGCACTTGGCCCCAAGGCGACACTTGTCCTTGCAACACTCAACTGGAATTACTAG
- a CDS encoding peptidyl-prolyl cis-trans isomerase: protein MKRTSPFTILTVVHAMLASCLVASAAVSAQTVADAQTTAGPATMPAGIVAIVNSVAIPQAKLDEAVLQSRQADTPQLRKTLTSQLVALELFRQEAEKRHYGTKPEVTQAMNAAKANTETALFLKENVHPEPVTDAQVKAQYDQIVASLGKDEYKPRIISVADDATAALVLGKLKSGVAFDQLAREYSIAPSKSVGGELAWVSFRTPVADGHTQGVPLPIAQALVQLPPGGVTSVPIVVDNARVLVKLDARRPTEVPTFDQAKGAIRQQLQTIALEKAAASLVAGLLKDARIQQ, encoded by the coding sequence ATGAAACGAACTTCCCCTTTCACGATTCTGACGGTGGTGCATGCAATGCTCGCGTCCTGTCTGGTGGCGTCGGCAGCCGTCTCGGCTCAAACGGTCGCAGATGCACAGACGACCGCAGGCCCGGCGACGATGCCGGCCGGAATAGTGGCGATCGTCAATAGTGTCGCGATCCCGCAGGCGAAGCTGGACGAAGCCGTTCTTCAATCGCGCCAGGCTGACACGCCGCAACTGCGCAAGACGTTGACATCGCAGTTGGTCGCACTCGAGTTGTTCCGACAGGAAGCTGAGAAACGGCACTATGGGACGAAGCCCGAGGTGACGCAGGCGATGAACGCGGCGAAGGCGAACACCGAAACGGCGCTCTTCCTGAAAGAAAACGTACACCCGGAACCGGTCACGGATGCGCAGGTAAAGGCTCAGTACGATCAGATCGTCGCGTCGCTCGGCAAGGATGAATACAAGCCCCGAATCATTTCGGTTGCGGATGACGCAACGGCCGCTCTCGTCCTTGGAAAGCTGAAATCCGGCGTGGCATTCGACCAGCTCGCCCGGGAGTACAGCATTGCGCCGAGCAAGTCAGTCGGGGGCGAGTTGGCTTGGGTCAGCTTCAGAACGCCCGTTGCTGACGGACATACTCAGGGTGTGCCGTTACCGATAGCACAGGCGCTGGTGCAACTACCTCCTGGTGGCGTTACGTCTGTGCCGATCGTTGTCGACAATGCACGCGTGCTCGTGAAGCTCGATGCACGGCGGCCAACGGAAGTCCCTACGTTCGATCAGGCAAAGGGGGCGATTCGGCAGCAGTTACAAACGATAGCACTAGAAAAGGCGGCTGCCAGT